One Streptomyces sp. SAI-135 DNA segment encodes these proteins:
- a CDS encoding helix-turn-helix domain-containing protein, protein MNQYKEVERLAAQLRALKKRSGLSYDALAQRAGISRSSLHRYCAASSVPQDYGAVHRIATACGATSAELRELHRLWALADTERERRVPQEETVHGDVLGEEAEAGQAAAVATDPAPTATEQEPATAHRELPTDPAPAPGSHEPRTKPAGLPANRRAVALTAAAAVTVLGTVGWAMSLASTHDEPADTSDSRTLFSSVCSPVVSMGQHDECVREVQTLLERHGAVIDVDGDFGPQTLRRVTAFQVVAGLPPNGVVTTATKKALYESKARMDTWQPEKVRQRIREVFAETPDDAVAIADCQSFLDPLHILPNTNGSRNWGLFQISDTRLRELGGTPLRALDPEWNIQAAKRLWSRDQDFHDWPHCERALRTKASAVPSSAPSAAAETVGRDSRG, encoded by the coding sequence ATGAACCAGTACAAGGAAGTTGAGCGGCTCGCCGCTCAACTGCGTGCGCTGAAGAAGAGATCCGGGCTCAGCTACGACGCTCTCGCGCAGCGAGCCGGCATCAGCCGTTCCAGCCTCCACCGCTACTGCGCGGCTTCCTCGGTCCCGCAGGACTACGGCGCGGTGCACCGCATCGCCACCGCCTGCGGCGCCACCTCCGCCGAACTGCGCGAACTGCACCGGCTGTGGGCTCTCGCCGACACGGAACGCGAGAGACGGGTGCCGCAGGAAGAGACCGTGCACGGCGATGTCCTGGGTGAGGAGGCCGAGGCCGGACAGGCAGCGGCCGTAGCCACCGACCCGGCACCAACCGCGACGGAACAGGAACCCGCCACCGCGCACCGGGAGTTGCCCACGGATCCCGCTCCCGCGCCCGGCAGCCACGAGCCGAGGACGAAGCCCGCCGGCCTCCCGGCGAATCGTCGGGCCGTCGCTCTGACCGCCGCGGCCGCCGTCACCGTTCTCGGGACCGTCGGCTGGGCCATGTCCCTGGCCTCCACCCACGACGAGCCGGCCGACACGTCAGATTCACGGACCCTGTTCTCCTCCGTCTGCTCGCCCGTCGTGAGCATGGGCCAGCACGACGAGTGCGTACGCGAAGTACAGACGCTGCTCGAACGTCACGGCGCCGTCATCGACGTGGACGGCGACTTCGGTCCGCAGACACTGCGCCGAGTGACGGCTTTCCAGGTGGTCGCCGGCCTCCCGCCGAACGGCGTCGTCACGACAGCCACCAAAAAGGCGCTCTACGAGTCGAAGGCCCGTATGGACACCTGGCAGCCGGAGAAGGTTCGCCAGCGTATCCGTGAGGTCTTCGCCGAGACACCGGACGACGCCGTCGCCATCGCCGACTGCCAGTCGTTCCTGGACCCTCTGCACATCCTGCCGAACACCAACGGCAGCAGGAACTGGGGCCTGTTCCAGATCTCCGACACCCGGTTGCGTGAGCTGGGCGGGACTCCGCTCAGGGCGCTGGACCCCGAGTGGAACATCCAGGCCGCCAAACGTCTGTGGTCCCGCGACCAGGACTTCCACGACTGGCCGCACTGCGAGCGCGCCCTGCGGACCAAGGCATCGGCAGTCCCGTCTTCGGCCCCGTCCGCCGCCGCGGAGACGGTGGGGCGGGACTCGCGCGGCTAG